A single region of the Streptomyces caelestis genome encodes:
- the acs gene encoding acetate--CoA ligase: MSNESLANLLKEERRFAPPADLAANANVTAEAYEQAKADRLGFWAEQARRLTWAKEPTETLDWSNPPFAKWFKDGELNVAYNCVDRHVEAGHGDRVAIHFEGEPGDGRAITYAELKDEVSKAANALLELGVQAGDRVAVYMPMIPETAIAMLACARIGAAHSVVFGGFSSDALATRIQDADARVVITSDGGYRRGKPSALKPAVDEAVEKAGNVEHVLVVRRTGQEVAFTEGRDVWWHDIVQRQSAEHIPQAFNAEHPLFILYTSGTTGKPKGILHTSGGYLTQTAYTHHAVFDLKPETDVYWCTADVGWVTGHSYIVYGPLANGATQVMYEGTPDTPHQGRFWEIVQKYGVTILYTAPTAIRTFMKWGDDIPAKFDLSSLRVLGSVGEPINPEAWIWYRKNIGGDRTPVVDTWWQTETGAMMITPLPGVTATKPGSAQTPLPGISATVVDDEAGEVPNGGGGYLVLTEPWPSMLRTIWGDDQRFIDTYWSRFEGKYFAGDGAKKDDDGDIWLLGRVDDVMLVSGHNISTTEVESALVSHPSVAEAAVVGAADETTGQAIVAFVILRGTASETETLVDELRAHVGTALGPIAKPKRILPVAELPKTRSGKIMRRLLRDVAENRQLGDVTTLTDSTVMDLIQAKLPAAPSED, encoded by the coding sequence GTGAGCAACGAAAGCCTGGCCAACCTGCTCAAGGAAGAGCGCAGGTTCGCACCCCCCGCCGACCTGGCCGCCAACGCCAACGTCACCGCGGAGGCGTATGAACAGGCCAAGGCTGACAGGCTCGGCTTCTGGGCCGAGCAGGCCCGTCGGCTGACCTGGGCCAAGGAGCCCACCGAGACCCTCGACTGGTCGAACCCGCCGTTCGCCAAGTGGTTCAAGGACGGCGAGCTCAACGTCGCCTACAACTGCGTCGACCGGCACGTGGAGGCCGGGCACGGTGACCGGGTAGCGATCCACTTCGAGGGCGAGCCCGGCGACGGCCGTGCCATCACCTACGCCGAGCTCAAGGACGAGGTCTCCAAGGCCGCCAACGCCCTGCTGGAACTGGGAGTTCAGGCCGGCGACCGGGTCGCCGTCTACATGCCGATGATCCCCGAGACGGCGATCGCGATGCTGGCCTGCGCCCGCATCGGCGCCGCGCACTCCGTCGTCTTCGGCGGTTTCTCCTCGGACGCGCTCGCCACCCGCATCCAGGACGCCGACGCGCGCGTGGTCATCACCTCCGACGGCGGCTACCGGCGCGGCAAGCCGTCCGCGCTGAAGCCGGCCGTGGACGAGGCGGTCGAGAAGGCGGGCAACGTGGAGCACGTCCTGGTCGTGCGCCGCACGGGCCAGGAGGTCGCCTTCACCGAGGGCCGCGACGTGTGGTGGCACGACATCGTGCAGCGGCAGAGCGCCGAGCACATCCCGCAGGCGTTCAACGCCGAGCACCCGCTGTTCATCCTCTACACCTCGGGCACCACGGGTAAGCCGAAGGGCATCCTGCACACCTCCGGCGGCTACCTCACGCAGACCGCCTACACCCACCACGCCGTCTTCGACCTCAAGCCGGAGACGGACGTCTACTGGTGCACCGCCGACGTCGGCTGGGTCACCGGTCACTCGTACATCGTCTACGGCCCGCTCGCGAACGGCGCGACACAGGTCATGTACGAGGGCACGCCCGACACCCCGCACCAGGGCCGCTTCTGGGAGATCGTCCAGAAGTACGGCGTGACGATCCTCTACACCGCGCCGACCGCGATCCGTACGTTCATGAAGTGGGGCGACGACATCCCCGCCAAGTTCGACCTGTCCAGCCTGCGGGTGCTGGGCTCGGTGGGCGAGCCGATCAACCCCGAGGCATGGATCTGGTACCGCAAGAACATCGGCGGCGACCGCACCCCGGTCGTGGACACCTGGTGGCAGACCGAGACCGGCGCGATGATGATCACCCCGTTGCCGGGCGTGACCGCGACCAAGCCCGGCTCCGCGCAGACGCCGCTGCCCGGCATCTCCGCGACAGTCGTCGACGACGAGGCGGGCGAGGTGCCCAACGGCGGTGGCGGCTACCTGGTGCTGACCGAGCCGTGGCCGTCGATGCTGCGCACCATCTGGGGCGACGACCAGCGGTTCATCGACACGTACTGGTCGCGCTTCGAGGGCAAGTACTTCGCCGGTGACGGCGCCAAGAAGGACGACGACGGCGACATCTGGCTGCTCGGCCGGGTCGACGACGTCATGCTCGTCTCCGGGCACAACATCTCCACCACCGAGGTCGAGTCCGCGCTCGTCTCCCACCCCTCGGTCGCCGAGGCGGCCGTGGTCGGCGCGGCGGACGAGACGACCGGGCAGGCGATCGTCGCCTTCGTGATCCTGCGCGGCACGGCCTCCGAGACCGAGACCCTGGTCGACGAGCTGCGCGCCCACGTCGGCACCGCCCTCGGCCCGATCGCCAAGCCCAAGCGGATCCTGCCGGTGGCCGAGCTGCCCAAGACCCGCTCCGGCAAGATCATGCGGCGTCTGCTGCGGGACGTCGCCGAGAACCGCCAGCTCGGTGACGTCACCACGCTGACCGACTCCACGGTCATGGACCTGATCCAGGCCAAGCTCCCGGCCGCGCCCAGCGAGGACTGA
- a CDS encoding bifunctional SulP family inorganic anion transporter/carbonic anhydrase, whose translation MSACVPTRAADPNRTERTHPPHSPPPGGPRRFRIAGADMSASIAVFLIALPLSLGIALATGAPLQAGLVAAAVGGLVAGRLGGSPLQVSGPAAGLTVVTADLIQRYGWRTTCAITVLAGLAQLGLGCLRVARGALAVSPAIVHGMLAGIGVTIAVAQLHIVLGGTPQSSVPDNLRALPAQLADMRPAAVSVSALTLALLLLWPRLPGRAGRLLRKVPAALVAVAGASAAAALAGLRLPKVDLPSWSNHALAGLPEGPVLGLLAAVLTTTLVCSVQSLLGAVAVDKLVAGRPDLPARVRRSDLDRELLGQGAANIVSGSLGGLPIAGVAVRTSANVHAGAVSRNSTMLHGVLVVIATLLMVPILELIPLASLAALVMAVGIQMVSLHHIRTVTRHREVWVYAVTTLGVVSLGVLQGVALGIAMAVGVALQRLTRTRITHEETEGVHHVHVRGQLTFLAVPRLSRALHRVPPGADTVVELDGSFMDHAAYETLQDWQKTHTAQGGTVEITGRHPGTRISEPQAVTGCRCRPWTPWRNHQCERPQSAPPSRNTPDGTERTEPDPTGTGGTSGHELARGISAFQRNTAPLVRSELARLAREGQRPSQLFLTCADSRLVTSMITSSGPGDLFVVRNVGNLVPRPGEESGDDSVAAAIEYAVDVLRVRSITVCGHSGCGAMQALLNSEPGGARTPLKRWLRHGLPSLERMADDSRPGGRLAGRAPGDAVEQLSLTNVVQQLEHLRAHDSVARALDEGSLELHGMYFHVGEAEAYLLTETDDGVVFDRVREADLTV comes from the coding sequence ATGTCAGCCTGCGTCCCCACCCGTGCCGCCGATCCGAACCGGACCGAACGCACCCATCCACCCCACAGCCCGCCACCGGGCGGCCCCCGCCGCTTCCGGATCGCGGGTGCCGACATGTCGGCCTCGATCGCGGTCTTCCTGATCGCCCTGCCCCTGTCCTTGGGCATCGCCCTCGCCACCGGCGCACCGCTCCAGGCCGGCCTCGTCGCCGCCGCCGTGGGCGGGCTCGTCGCCGGACGGCTCGGCGGCTCCCCGCTCCAGGTGAGCGGACCGGCCGCCGGACTCACCGTCGTCACCGCTGATCTCATCCAGCGCTACGGCTGGCGGACGACCTGCGCCATCACCGTCCTCGCCGGCCTCGCCCAACTCGGCCTGGGCTGCCTGCGCGTGGCCCGTGGCGCCCTCGCCGTCAGCCCCGCCATCGTGCACGGCATGCTCGCCGGGATCGGCGTCACCATCGCCGTCGCCCAGCTGCACATCGTGCTCGGCGGCACACCGCAGAGCTCCGTCCCGGACAACCTCCGCGCCCTGCCCGCCCAGTTGGCGGACATGCGCCCCGCGGCCGTGTCGGTGAGCGCGCTGACCCTGGCGCTGCTGCTGCTCTGGCCGAGACTGCCCGGCCGGGCCGGACGCCTGTTGCGCAAGGTCCCGGCCGCGCTCGTCGCCGTCGCCGGAGCCAGCGCGGCCGCCGCCCTCGCCGGGCTGCGCCTGCCCAAGGTCGACCTGCCGTCCTGGAGCAACCACGCCCTGGCCGGACTGCCCGAGGGCCCCGTGCTCGGCCTCCTCGCCGCGGTGCTCACCACCACGCTGGTGTGCAGTGTGCAGTCACTGCTCGGCGCGGTCGCCGTGGACAAGCTGGTGGCCGGCCGCCCGGACCTGCCCGCCCGTGTCCGGCGCTCCGACCTCGACCGCGAACTGCTCGGGCAGGGCGCCGCCAACATCGTCTCCGGCTCGCTCGGCGGACTGCCCATCGCGGGCGTGGCCGTGCGGACTTCGGCGAATGTGCACGCGGGCGCGGTGAGCCGGAACTCCACGATGCTGCACGGCGTTCTCGTAGTGATCGCCACGCTGCTGATGGTCCCGATCCTGGAGCTCATCCCGCTCGCCTCGCTCGCCGCCCTGGTGATGGCCGTCGGCATCCAGATGGTGTCCCTGCACCACATCCGCACGGTGACGCGCCACCGAGAAGTGTGGGTCTACGCCGTCACGACCCTCGGCGTGGTGTCCCTCGGCGTCCTGCAGGGCGTGGCGCTGGGGATCGCCATGGCCGTCGGCGTCGCCCTGCAACGCCTCACCCGCACCCGCATCACGCACGAAGAGACGGAAGGAGTCCATCACGTACACGTCAGAGGACAGTTGACGTTCCTCGCGGTGCCACGGCTCAGCCGGGCCCTGCATCGCGTACCCCCCGGCGCCGACACCGTCGTCGAGCTGGACGGGTCGTTCATGGACCACGCGGCGTACGAGACGTTGCAGGACTGGCAGAAGACGCACACCGCGCAGGGCGGCACCGTCGAGATCACCGGCCGGCATCCCGGCACCCGCATCTCCGAGCCCCAGGCCGTCACCGGCTGCCGCTGCCGGCCCTGGACGCCCTGGCGCAACCACCAGTGCGAGCGCCCTCAGTCCGCTCCCCCTTCCCGCAACACCCCGGACGGGACGGAGCGCACCGAGCCGGACCCGACAGGCACCGGCGGCACCAGTGGGCACGAACTGGCGCGTGGCATCAGCGCGTTCCAGCGCAACACGGCGCCCCTGGTGCGCAGCGAGCTGGCCCGGCTGGCGCGTGAGGGGCAGCGGCCGTCGCAGCTCTTCCTCACCTGCGCCGACTCACGACTGGTCACATCGATGATCACCTCCAGTGGTCCGGGCGACCTGTTCGTCGTGCGCAACGTGGGCAACCTCGTCCCACGACCGGGCGAGGAGAGCGGCGACGACTCGGTGGCGGCCGCGATCGAGTACGCCGTGGACGTGCTGCGGGTGCGGTCCATCACGGTGTGCGGGCACTCGGGCTGCGGCGCCATGCAGGCGCTGCTCAACTCCGAGCCCGGCGGCGCCCGGACACCGCTGAAGCGGTGGCTGCGGCACGGGTTGCCGAGCCTGGAGCGCATGGCCGACGACAGCCGGCCGGGGGGCAGGCTGGCCGGGCGGGCGCCCGGGGACGCGGTCGAGCAGCTCTCCCTGACCAACGTGGTCCAGCAGCTGGAGCACCTGCGCGCCCACGACTCGGTGGCCCGGGCCCTCGACGAGGGCTCCCTGGAGCTGCACGGGATGTACTTCCACGTGGGGGAGGCCGAGGCCTACCTGCTCACCGAGACGGACGACGGCGTCGTCTTCGACCGCGTACGCGAGGCGGACCTCACGGTGTGA
- a CDS encoding polysaccharide deacetylase family protein, which produces MAATHRIAAGSVIAAVCAASLAGCGTGTDRQEPPAPRKAKPAQAPKNAVRLIGDGSTAYTGAQPHLPRPERLRPGQKPPQFVVFSWDGAGEDSQKLFSHFRKVAKANKATMTYFLSGVYLLPDDKRDRYRPPQHSPGRSDIGFNDRRGIAATVEQLRLAWLEGNEIGTHFNGHFCGSGGGVGEWSVQDWKDEIAQAKQFVKTWKTNAGMKSAPPLPFDYDKELIGARTPCLEGQQNFMKAARDLGFRYDTSGVNNQVWPQKKHGLWDVSMQLVPFPGHSFEQLTMDYNFMVNQSGTATQGNPAMHAFWGNQMRDGLLKGFQRAYDGNRAPLIIGNHFESWNGGTYMRAVEEVIETVCTKEEVRCVSFRQLVDWLDAQDPATLEKLRTLQVGEAPKQGWASFLAGRPTPAPKGVPGAPAAK; this is translated from the coding sequence ATGGCCGCCACTCACAGGATCGCCGCGGGCTCCGTGATCGCCGCGGTCTGCGCCGCATCGCTTGCCGGTTGCGGTACCGGCACAGACCGGCAGGAGCCCCCCGCCCCGCGGAAGGCGAAGCCGGCTCAGGCGCCGAAGAACGCCGTCCGGCTGATCGGAGACGGCTCCACCGCCTACACCGGCGCGCAGCCCCACCTGCCCAGACCCGAGCGGCTGCGGCCCGGCCAGAAGCCCCCGCAGTTCGTCGTCTTCTCCTGGGACGGCGCGGGCGAGGACAGCCAGAAGCTGTTCTCGCACTTCCGCAAGGTCGCCAAGGCGAACAAGGCGACCATGACCTACTTCCTGAGCGGCGTGTACCTGCTGCCGGACGACAAACGTGACCGGTACCGGCCGCCGCAGCACTCCCCGGGCCGCTCCGACATCGGCTTCAACGACCGCCGCGGCATCGCCGCCACCGTGGAGCAGCTGCGTCTGGCGTGGCTGGAGGGCAACGAGATCGGCACCCACTTCAACGGCCACTTCTGCGGCAGCGGCGGCGGGGTCGGCGAGTGGTCCGTGCAGGACTGGAAGGACGAGATCGCCCAGGCCAAGCAGTTCGTGAAGACCTGGAAGACCAACGCCGGCATGAAGAGCGCGCCCCCGCTGCCCTTCGACTACGACAAGGAGCTCATCGGCGCCCGTACGCCTTGCCTGGAGGGCCAGCAAAACTTCATGAAGGCGGCCCGCGACCTGGGCTTCCGCTATGACACCAGCGGCGTCAACAACCAGGTATGGCCGCAGAAGAAGCACGGCCTGTGGGACGTGTCCATGCAGCTCGTGCCGTTCCCCGGCCACTCCTTCGAGCAGCTGACCATGGACTACAACTTCATGGTCAACCAGTCGGGCACCGCCACCCAGGGCAACCCCGCCATGCACGCCTTCTGGGGCAACCAGATGCGCGACGGTCTGCTCAAGGGCTTCCAGCGGGCCTACGACGGAAACCGCGCGCCCCTGATCATCGGCAACCACTTCGAGTCCTGGAACGGCGGCACCTACATGCGGGCCGTCGAGGAGGTCATCGAGACGGTGTGCACCAAGGAGGAGGTGCGCTGTGTCTCGTTCCGGCAGCTCGTGGACTGGCTGGATGCCCAGGACCCGGCGACGCTGGAGAAGCTGCGCACGCTCCAGGTCGGCGAGGCGCCGAAGCAGGGCTGGGCGTCCTTCCTCGCCGGCCGGCCCACCCCGGCCCCGAAGGGCGTACCCGGGGCTCCGGCGGCGAAGTAG
- a CDS encoding oxidoreductase, translating into MSTAGATADPLAALGALPGVADSVESVRKSVDRVYGHRIMRRRSNAITSEAALRGARGSAALAGADWALEEVRRRTDFSGDDEARTVGAALRLTAEAGQLLSVWRQSPLRVLARLHLVAAADKADQVGRPRQEGEPVDEPLVGLPLPSAAEAHGRLEGLAELIIAGGTAPALVTAAVVHGELLALRPFTSHNGLIARTAERIVLIGSGLDPKSVCPAEVGHAELGREAYLEALDGYVSGTREGMAAWIAHCGRAVGLGARESTAVCEALQRGAA; encoded by the coding sequence ATGAGTACAGCAGGTGCGACCGCCGACCCTCTCGCGGCCCTGGGGGCGCTGCCCGGGGTGGCCGATTCCGTGGAGTCCGTGCGCAAGTCCGTGGACCGGGTCTACGGGCACCGGATCATGCGGCGGCGCAGCAACGCGATCACCTCCGAGGCGGCCCTGCGCGGCGCCCGTGGCTCGGCGGCGCTGGCCGGCGCGGACTGGGCGCTGGAGGAGGTGCGCCGGCGTACGGACTTCAGCGGCGACGACGAGGCGCGCACCGTGGGTGCCGCCCTGCGGCTCACCGCCGAGGCGGGCCAGCTGCTGTCCGTCTGGCGGCAGTCGCCCCTGCGGGTGCTGGCCCGGCTGCACCTGGTGGCGGCGGCCGACAAGGCCGACCAGGTGGGACGGCCGCGGCAGGAGGGCGAGCCGGTCGACGAGCCGCTCGTCGGGCTGCCGCTGCCGAGCGCGGCCGAGGCGCACGGCCGGCTGGAGGGGCTGGCCGAGCTGATCATCGCGGGCGGCACCGCGCCGGCGCTGGTGACGGCTGCCGTCGTGCACGGCGAACTCCTCGCGCTGCGTCCTTTCACGTCCCACAACGGCCTGATCGCGCGCACGGCCGAACGCATCGTCCTGATCGGCAGCGGCCTGGACCCGAAGTCCGTCTGCCCGGCCGAGGTGGGCCACGCCGAGCTGGGCCGCGAGGCCTACCTGGAAGCCCTCGACGGGTACGTCTCCGGCACCCGGGAGGGCATGGCCGCCTGGATCGCCCACTGCGGCAGGGCGGTCGGACTGGGGGCACGTGAGTCGACGGCGGTGTGTGAGGCGTTGCAGCGCGGAGCGGCGTGA
- a CDS encoding HAD family hydrolase, producing the protein MLKDVENHSLPRTAAFFDLDKTVIAKSSTLTFSKSFYQGGLINRRAVLRTAYAQFVFLAGGADHEQMERMRAYLSALCRGWNVQQVKEIVAETLHDLIDPIIYDEAASLIEEHHTAGRDVVIVSTSGAEVAEPIGELLGADRVVATRMVVGDDGCFTGEVEYYAYGPTKAEAIRELAASEGYDLSRCYAYSDSATDVPMLESVGRPHAVNPDRALRREALARGWPILDFHRPVRLKQRIPGFSVPPRPALVAVAAIGAAAATAGLVWYANRRRATVA; encoded by the coding sequence ATGCTCAAGGACGTGGAAAACCACTCGTTGCCCCGCACAGCGGCCTTCTTTGACCTGGACAAGACGGTCATTGCGAAGTCGAGCACGCTCACGTTCAGCAAGTCGTTCTACCAAGGCGGTCTGATCAACCGCAGGGCCGTCTTGCGCACCGCATATGCCCAGTTCGTGTTCCTGGCCGGCGGTGCCGACCACGAACAGATGGAGCGCATGCGCGCGTACCTGTCCGCGCTGTGCCGCGGCTGGAACGTGCAGCAGGTCAAGGAGATCGTCGCCGAGACGCTGCACGACCTGATCGACCCGATCATCTACGACGAGGCCGCCTCCCTCATCGAGGAGCACCACACCGCCGGCCGCGACGTCGTGATCGTGTCCACGTCGGGCGCGGAGGTGGCCGAGCCGATCGGCGAGCTGCTCGGCGCGGACCGCGTGGTGGCGACCCGCATGGTCGTGGGCGACGACGGCTGCTTCACCGGCGAGGTGGAGTACTACGCGTACGGCCCGACCAAGGCCGAGGCCATCCGGGAGCTGGCCGCGTCCGAGGGGTACGACCTCAGCCGCTGCTACGCCTACAGCGACTCGGCGACCGACGTGCCGATGCTGGAGTCCGTCGGCCGCCCCCATGCCGTGAACCCGGACCGCGCGCTGCGCCGCGAGGCCCTCGCGCGCGGGTGGCCGATTCTGGACTTCCACCGTCCGGTCCGGCTCAAGCAGCGCATCCCCGGGTTCTCCGTACCGCCGCGTCCGGCACTCGTCGCGGTCGCAGCGATAGGCGCCGCTGCGGCCACCGCCGGCCTCGTCTGGTACGCCAACCGGCGCCGGGCGACAGTGGCTTGA
- the ssd gene encoding septum site-determining protein Ssd, giving the protein METVAGAVTHDPPPAAGGRQGGPLIVTEDSELLDDLLRLCAAAGATPEVHHGVPDRRGGWEAAPLVLVGDDAARRVRGAARRRGVVLVGRDQDDSGVWRRAVEIGAEHVLMLPDGEQWLVDRIADVAEGVGRPALTVGVIGGRGGAGASTLACALAVTSAREGLRTLLVDADPLGGGLDVLLGGETADGLRWPAFASSRGRVGGGALEESLPELHSLRVLSWDRGDRIAVPPQAVRAVLAAARRRGGTVVVDLPRRIDDGVAEVLSQLDVGVLVVPAELRAVAAAGRVASAVGMVLRDLRVAVRGPYPPGLDDREVARLLGLPLVGEVPVEPELLRPDEGSAPPGAAPRGPLARFCKEFWERALIEAGAT; this is encoded by the coding sequence ATGGAGACCGTGGCCGGAGCCGTCACACACGATCCGCCGCCGGCCGCCGGAGGGCGGCAGGGCGGACCGCTGATCGTCACCGAGGACAGCGAACTCCTCGACGACCTGCTGCGCCTGTGCGCGGCGGCGGGCGCCACACCCGAGGTGCACCACGGGGTGCCCGACCGCAGAGGCGGCTGGGAGGCCGCGCCGCTCGTCCTCGTGGGCGACGACGCCGCACGGCGGGTACGCGGGGCCGCGCGCAGAAGGGGAGTCGTCCTCGTCGGCCGGGACCAGGACGACTCCGGGGTGTGGCGGCGGGCCGTCGAGATCGGCGCCGAGCACGTCCTGATGCTGCCCGACGGCGAGCAGTGGCTCGTCGACCGCATCGCCGACGTGGCCGAGGGCGTCGGCCGGCCCGCCCTCACCGTGGGCGTCATCGGCGGCCGCGGCGGGGCCGGAGCGTCCACGCTCGCGTGCGCGCTCGCCGTCACCTCAGCGCGCGAGGGGCTGCGCACACTCCTCGTGGACGCCGATCCGCTGGGCGGCGGACTCGACGTACTCCTCGGCGGGGAGACGGCCGACGGGCTGCGCTGGCCCGCGTTCGCCTCCTCACGCGGGCGGGTCGGCGGGGGCGCTCTGGAGGAGTCGCTGCCCGAACTGCACTCGCTGCGGGTGCTCAGCTGGGACCGCGGCGACCGGATCGCCGTCCCGCCCCAGGCGGTGCGCGCGGTACTCGCCGCGGCCCGGCGCCGGGGCGGCACGGTCGTGGTCGACCTGCCCCGCCGCATCGACGACGGCGTCGCCGAGGTCCTGTCTCAGCTCGACGTCGGCGTGCTGGTCGTGCCCGCCGAGCTGCGTGCCGTCGCGGCCGCCGGACGGGTGGCGTCCGCCGTCGGCATGGTCCTGCGCGATCTGCGGGTGGCGGTGCGCGGGCCGTACCCGCCGGGGCTCGACGACCGGGAGGTGGCCCGGCTGCTCGGACTGCCCCTGGTCGGCGAGGTGCCGGTCGAGCCGGAACTGCTGCGCCCGGACGAGGGCTCGGCACCACCGGGCGCCGCCCCCCGCGGACCGCTCGCCCGGTTCTGCAAGGAATTCTGGGAGCGGGCGCTCATCGAGGCGGGTGCGACGTGA
- a CDS encoding TadA family conjugal transfer-associated ATPase, producing MSTLGGLKGAELLDGVRRWLAESGAEPTPARVAQALREQGRVLGDAEVLGAAAQLRSELVGSGPLEPLLADPSVTDVLVSAPDRVWVDRGGGLELTSVRFTDAAAVRRLAQRLAAVAGRRLDDARPWADARLPDGTRLHAVLPPVAVGCACLSLRVVRPRAFTLGELVAAGTVPPGGDRVLRALLDARLSFLVSGGTGSGKTTLLSALLGLVGPDERIVLAEDSAELRPDHPHVVRLETRPANQEGAGLVTLEDLVRQALRMRPDRLVVGEVRGPEVVHLLAALNTGHEGGCGTVHANAAADVPARLEALGTAAGLDRAALHSQVAAALSVVLHLVRDRTGRRRIAEVHVLERDPSGLVRTVPALRWGAEAFVRERGWEWLRGLLRGEGGPGEAAVEPGEAEVEGASHDGGG from the coding sequence GTGAGCACTCTGGGCGGACTCAAGGGCGCGGAACTGCTCGACGGGGTGCGGCGGTGGCTGGCCGAGAGCGGGGCCGAGCCGACCCCCGCGCGCGTGGCGCAGGCCCTGCGGGAGCAGGGCCGGGTGCTCGGGGACGCGGAAGTCCTCGGGGCCGCCGCGCAGTTGCGGTCCGAGCTGGTCGGCAGCGGGCCGCTGGAGCCGCTGCTCGCCGACCCGTCGGTCACGGACGTGCTGGTGTCCGCCCCGGACCGGGTCTGGGTGGACCGGGGCGGCGGTCTGGAGCTCACCTCGGTGCGCTTCACGGACGCGGCGGCCGTACGGCGGCTCGCCCAGCGCCTCGCCGCGGTGGCCGGGCGCCGGCTGGACGACGCCCGGCCCTGGGCCGACGCCCGGCTGCCCGACGGGACCCGGCTGCACGCGGTGCTGCCGCCGGTCGCCGTGGGCTGTGCCTGCCTGTCGCTGCGCGTCGTACGGCCGCGTGCCTTCACGCTCGGCGAACTGGTCGCGGCGGGCACGGTGCCGCCGGGCGGGGACCGCGTGCTGCGCGCACTGCTCGACGCACGACTGTCCTTCCTCGTCAGCGGCGGCACGGGCAGCGGCAAGACGACGCTGCTGAGCGCCCTGCTGGGGCTGGTGGGGCCGGACGAGCGGATCGTCCTCGCCGAGGACTCGGCGGAACTGCGGCCGGACCATCCGCACGTCGTGCGGCTGGAGACCAGACCCGCCAACCAGGAGGGCGCGGGCCTCGTCACCCTGGAGGACCTGGTGCGCCAGGCGCTGCGGATGCGGCCCGACCGGCTGGTCGTGGGCGAGGTCCGCGGGCCCGAAGTGGTGCATCTGCTGGCCGCGTTGAACACCGGCCACGAGGGCGGCTGCGGAACCGTGCACGCCAATGCCGCCGCCGACGTACCCGCCCGGCTGGAGGCGCTCGGCACGGCCGCCGGGCTCGACCGGGCCGCGCTGCACAGCCAGGTGGCGGCCGCGCTCTCCGTGGTGCTGCACCTCGTGCGCGACCGGACCGGGCGGCGGCGGATCGCCGAGGTGCATGTGCTGGAGCGGGACCCGTCGGGGCTGGTGCGGACGGTGCCGGCGCTGCGGTGGGGAGCGGAGGCCTTCGTGCGGGAGCGGGGGTGGGAGTGGCTGCGGGGGCTGCTGCGGGGCGAGGGCGGGCCGGGGGAGGCCGCGGTGGAGCCGGGGGAGGCCGAGGTGGAGGGGGCGAGTCATGACGGGGGCGGCTGA
- a CDS encoding type II secretion system F family protein, whose translation MTGAAEMSMGVAVAFMGAAVWLLGERHSTARRARLLLAGGGTVGSGLPGWRRMAGGLPRLRGRLRAEWWAPVAGLVLAVLGASVLPVVLGAAGVPLLRRVRLAGQVRQDRERRADAVIALCGALAGEVRAGRQPGEALLRAARDCGGLADAQATVLAAARFGGDVPNALATAARQPGAEGLRGLAACWRVAVDQGAGLAAGLDRLSAALRAERDQRSDLRAQLAGARATAVLLAGLPALGLLIGTALGADPLHVLLHTTAGLGCLVAGGVLEGLGLWWVLRIVRSAEAAA comes from the coding sequence ATGACGGGGGCGGCTGAGATGTCCATGGGTGTGGCCGTGGCGTTCATGGGGGCGGCGGTCTGGCTGCTGGGTGAGCGTCATTCGACGGCACGGCGGGCGCGGTTGCTGCTCGCGGGCGGCGGGACCGTCGGGAGCGGGCTGCCGGGGTGGCGGCGGATGGCCGGTGGGCTGCCGCGGCTCCGCGGGCGGCTGCGGGCCGAGTGGTGGGCGCCGGTGGCCGGGCTGGTGCTCGCGGTGCTCGGGGCGTCGGTGCTGCCGGTCGTCCTGGGAGCGGCCGGGGTGCCGCTGCTGCGCCGGGTCCGGCTGGCCGGCCAGGTGCGGCAGGACCGTGAGCGGCGGGCCGACGCGGTGATCGCCTTGTGCGGTGCGCTCGCCGGGGAGGTGCGGGCCGGACGCCAGCCGGGAGAGGCGCTGCTGCGGGCCGCGCGGGACTGCGGCGGACTCGCGGACGCACAGGCGACGGTACTGGCGGCGGCACGGTTCGGCGGCGACGTTCCTAACGCGCTCGCGACCGCCGCCAGGCAGCCGGGCGCCGAGGGGCTGCGGGGACTCGCGGCGTGCTGGCGGGTGGCCGTGGACCAAGGCGCGGGGCTCGCGGCCGGACTCGACCGGCTCTCCGCCGCCCTGCGCGCCGAACGGGACCAACGGTCGGACCTGCGCGCCCAGTTGGCGGGCGCCCGGGCGACGGCGGTGCTGCTCGCCGGGCTGCCGGCCCTGGGGCTCCTCATTGGCACCGCCCTCGGGGCCGACCCCCTCCATGTCCTGCTGCACACCACGGCGGGCCTGGGCTGTCTGGTGGCCGGCGGTGTGCTGGAGGGCCTGGGGCTGTGGTGGGTGCTGCGGATCGTGCGGAGCGCGGAGGCGGCGGCATGA